One genomic segment of Actinomycetota bacterium includes these proteins:
- a CDS encoding VOC family protein: MTDVIGYHHLSLSVSDLETSVDWYQQVLGLDVAAEIDGEGFRRTRLRAPRSGVTLTLTRHDQQSGETFSERRPGMDHVALQVSSADEVNALKDRFEQLGVNHSQVKASNGTAMITLRDPDNIQIEVFGGALDPNIAGGRAGA; this comes from the coding sequence ATGACCGATGTAATCGGATACCACCACCTCAGCCTGAGCGTGTCGGATCTCGAGACGAGCGTCGACTGGTACCAGCAGGTGCTGGGCCTGGACGTTGCCGCCGAGATCGACGGTGAGGGCTTTCGTCGGACCCGCCTGCGGGCGCCGCGGAGCGGTGTGACGCTCACCCTGACCCGTCACGATCAGCAGTCAGGGGAGACGTTCAGCGAGCGCCGTCCGGGGATGGACCACGTGGCCCTGCAGGTCTCCAGCGCCGACGAGGTCAATGCGCTCAAGGACCGGTTCGAGCAGCTCGGCGTGAACCACTCCCAGGTCAAGGCATCGAACGGCACCGCGATGATCACCTTGCGCGATCCCGACAACATCCAGATTGAGGTGTTCGGCGGAGCGCTGGACCCGAACATCGCCGGCGGCCGAGCCGGCGCCTGA